One part of the Anaerolineae bacterium genome encodes these proteins:
- a CDS encoding Aspartyl-tRNA(Asn) amidotransferase subunit A: MSDLTSLSLHRALQGYRKGEFSCRELIQAYLERIQNLDFDLNAYLYTDSEGALKAAEIADQRFAAWRKFPDSELPPLLGIPIAVKDILCVKGMPCTCGSKILEGFVPPYNATAVERLLAAGAILLGKTNTDEFAMGSSTENSAYGVTRNPWNRERVPGGSSGGSAAAVAARLAPLALGTDTGGSVRQPASFCGVSGIKPTYGRVSRYGLVAYGSSLDVVGAFGREVQEVAMVFELMAGLDRRDATTVDLPVPHVNFNQPIDLRTIRVGVPKEYFLPGMQPDVEQAIRQAIVKLQELGAQIEEISLPHTEYALPVYYLIAPAEASANLARYDGIRYGPRLSAETMWDIFYRTRGEKFGAEVKRRIMLGTYALSAGYYDAYYGKAQKVRTLIKQDFERAFQTVDVIAAPIAPTTAFPIGEHTDDPLAMYLEDVFTLPANLAGVPGLAFPVGFDQQGLPIGMQLMGNYFEEELLFRIAHTYQLATDWHLRTP, translated from the coding sequence ATGAGTGACTTAACCAGTTTGAGCCTGCATCGCGCCCTGCAAGGATACCGCAAGGGAGAATTTTCATGCCGCGAGCTGATCCAGGCTTACCTTGAGCGCATCCAAAATCTGGATTTTGACCTGAATGCCTATTTGTACACCGATAGCGAAGGGGCGCTCAAAGCAGCTGAGATCGCCGACCAACGATTTGCAGCGTGGCGCAAGTTCCCCGACTCTGAACTTCCTCCTTTATTGGGGATTCCAATCGCGGTCAAAGATATCCTGTGTGTCAAAGGGATGCCTTGCACGTGCGGCTCGAAAATTCTGGAAGGCTTTGTGCCACCCTATAACGCCACGGCGGTGGAACGCCTGCTGGCTGCGGGGGCGATACTGCTTGGCAAGACCAATACCGATGAATTTGCCATGGGTTCGTCCACCGAAAACTCTGCCTACGGGGTGACCCGTAACCCATGGAATCGTGAACGGGTGCCGGGCGGCTCCAGCGGGGGGAGCGCGGCTGCGGTGGCTGCCCGCCTTGCTCCGCTGGCGCTCGGCACGGATACCGGCGGCAGTGTGCGTCAGCCGGCTTCTTTCTGTGGGGTGAGCGGCATTAAACCTACCTACGGGCGCGTCTCCCGCTATGGATTGGTGGCGTATGGGTCTTCTCTGGATGTGGTTGGCGCATTCGGCAGAGAGGTGCAGGAGGTTGCAATGGTGTTCGAGTTGATGGCCGGCCTCGATCGGCGCGATGCGACCACGGTCGACCTGCCAGTGCCGCACGTCAATTTTAACCAACCAATCGACCTGCGCACCATTCGGGTGGGGGTGCCGAAAGAGTATTTTCTGCCCGGTATGCAACCCGATGTGGAGCAAGCGATCCGTCAGGCCATCGTCAAACTCCAGGAATTAGGGGCACAGATTGAAGAAATCAGTCTGCCACATACCGAATATGCCCTACCGGTCTATTACTTAATTGCCCCGGCGGAAGCATCGGCAAATCTGGCTCGCTATGATGGCATTCGCTACGGACCGCGTTTGAGCGCCGAAACAATGTGGGACATTTTCTACCGCACCCGCGGGGAGAAATTTGGGGCAGAAGTCAAGCGACGGATCATGCTGGGCACCTACGCGCTTTCAGCCGGCTACTATGATGCTTATTATGGAAAAGCGCAAAAGGTACGCACCCTGATCAAACAGGATTTTGAGCGCGCTTTTCAAACGGTGGACGTCATTGCTGCCCCGATCGCACCAACAACCGCCTTTCCGATTGGTGAACATACCGATGATCCGCTGGCAATGTATCTGGAGGATGTCTTTACTCTGCCGGCCAATCTGGCCGGCGTCCCTGGTCTGGCTTTTCCGGTCGGCTTTGATCAGCAGGGATTGCCAATTGGGATGCAGTTAATGGGCAATTATTTTGAAGAGGAACTGCTGTTCCGCATCGCCCACACCTATCAACTCGCCACCGACTGGCATTTGCGGACACCATAG
- a CDS encoding Aspartyl-tRNA(Asn) amidotransferase subunit C has product MSLTREQVDHIARLARLNLSDEERERYREQLSAILEHFQRLQELDTENVPPTFRAVESHRKPRPDEVQDSLPRAELLSNAPEVEQNQFRVPPILD; this is encoded by the coding sequence ATGAGCCTGACCCGAGAACAAGTCGATCATATTGCCCGCCTCGCCCGCCTCAACCTGAGCGATGAGGAGCGCGAACGCTATCGTGAACAACTCTCCGCCATTCTCGAGCACTTTCAACGCTTGCAAGAACTCGATACCGAGAATGTGCCACCTACCTTTCGAGCGGTAGAGTCGCACCGCAAACCCCGTCCCGACGAAGTCCAAGACTCCCTGCCGCGCGCCGAGTTGCTCTCCAACGCTCCAGAGGTTGAGCAAAATCAATTCCGAGTCCCTCCAATCCTCGATTGA
- a CDS encoding Endo-1,4-beta-xylanase A precursor — protein MKPGLLESEKLRQGMDYRVYLPPCYDEHPDQRYPVLYLIHGQSYTDDQWDRLGADEAAERLILAGEIAPFLIVMPRDRLWEQPKADPFGEVLINELIPLIDRSYRTIPQRSHRAIGGLSRGAGWAVHLGLLHWQLFGAIGAHSLAVFESDAPKIEQWLEQIPPEARPRIFLDIGDRDRPPILQSAIWFEQLLTRKRIPHEWYLYSGYHQESYWQAHVEQYIRWYAAPWSEAEFDIIEP, from the coding sequence ATGAAGCCAGGCTTGCTGGAGAGTGAAAAGCTGCGTCAGGGAATGGATTATCGAGTCTACCTGCCTCCCTGCTACGATGAACATCCCGATCAGCGCTATCCCGTCCTTTATCTCATTCACGGTCAGAGTTATACCGATGACCAATGGGATCGTCTGGGCGCTGATGAAGCAGCTGAACGCTTGATCCTCGCCGGTGAAATTGCCCCGTTTTTAATTGTGATGCCGCGCGATCGGCTCTGGGAACAGCCCAAAGCAGACCCTTTCGGTGAAGTTTTGATTAATGAACTGATTCCGTTGATTGACCGCTCCTATCGAACGATCCCGCAACGTTCCCATCGCGCCATTGGCGGACTTTCGCGCGGGGCAGGTTGGGCGGTGCATCTGGGGTTGCTGCATTGGCAACTGTTTGGTGCGATTGGTGCGCATTCCCTGGCCGTTTTTGAAAGCGATGCGCCGAAAATCGAACAGTGGCTGGAACAGATTCCGCCTGAAGCCAGGCCGCGCATCTTTCTGGACATCGGCGACCGCGATCGACCGCCAATCCTTCAATCGGCGATCTGGTTCGAACAGTTGCTAACCCGCAAGCGCATTCCACATGAATGGTACCTGTATTCAGGATACCATCAAGAATCCTACTGGCAGGCGCATGTTGAGCAGTACATTCGCTGGTATGCAGCCCCCTGGTCTGAAGCCGAATTTGATATAATTGAGCCATGA
- a CDS encoding SpoVS-related protein, type 5: MDIIKVSGKSRTAAVAGAIAGVVREHQHAEVQAIGASAINQAVKAIALAKNYLTEDGYNIVIIPEFVDVEIDGKVRTAIRFVVEPR; the protein is encoded by the coding sequence GTGGATATCATCAAAGTTTCGGGCAAATCCCGCACCGCTGCTGTGGCGGGTGCAATCGCCGGGGTGGTGCGGGAGCACCAGCATGCCGAGGTGCAGGCGATTGGCGCCAGCGCCATCAATCAAGCAGTTAAGGCAATCGCCCTTGCCAAAAACTACTTGACTGAAGACGGCTACAACATTGTCATCATCCCTGAATTCGTGGATGTGGAGATCGACGGTAAAGTACGAACCGCGATCCGCTTTGTTGTAGAACCGCGCTGA